AAAGCTGTCTGCTGCTGCCGTAGCATCAGTCGCCAGACTTTCCGCACACGAACACGATTGACTCGATATCCCGATCGGAGAGCAATCCCGCTGCGGCCACCGTGCCTGTCATGACCGTCGAACACCGGATGGACCTCAGGTGCCACGCGTCGGCACACTCTGAGACGGTGCGCGCCATTGGAGTGCTCGTACGCCGCTCGGCCGGCGCTGAACTCCAGATGACCTTCCGCCTCGACGGAGACATTCCCCGAATCCGGGTCTGTCCGCCGGGCGCGTCGCGCATCGGTACACAACTCTGGCGCCACACCTGCTTCGAAGCCTTCATCGCGGTGGAAGGGCAACCGGCGTACCACGAGTTCAACTTTGCGCCATCGGGGGAGTGGGCCGTTTACGCCTTTAGCGGCTATCGCAACGGCGGTCCTGTCGCGAACGAAATGATGCGCCCGCAGATTGCCGTGCGCTCTACTGGCAGTCGGCTTGAGCTGGACACCATTGTCCGGCTCGATTGCCTGTCTGCCATCCACCCGCGTGCTTCGCTACGTATCGGGCTCTCGGCGGTAATCGAGGCGAGCGATGGGCTTTCGTACTGGGCGCTTCGCCATCCGGCCGACAAACCGGATTTTCATGATGCCGATGGATTCGCCCTGCTGCTTAAGCCGCCAGGCCCCGCGTAGGTCTCAAACGCCGTGAAGTTATGAAATTCTGATGAAGCACGCGCAACCACAAGGTCTCAGCCGGCGGCGCGTCGAGCAGCTTCTATCGGAAACGAAGTATGATCGCTGCGCCGGTAGCCGAATTGACGTTCTTTCCCGCCACTTCCTTGGACACCCTTACAAACCAAATCCGCTGATTGGATCGGCCGACACAGTCGAAGTGTTCACGGCTTCCCTCGATGGATTCGACTGTGTCACGTACATCGAAACAATTGTGGCGCTCGCCCGCGCGTCCAACGTCGATGACTTCACCGAGTGGCTGCGAAAGATTAGGTATGAAGGAGGCCGCATTCAATGGGAACGGCGGAATCACTATATGACGCTCTGGATTCGCAACAATGTACGCGAAGGGATAATCAGGCCGGTTTCAATGCCGGCTGTCCCGACAGTCACCAGGGAACGCGTGCTGAATGTTGTGCCCGGACTCGCTGCACAGCGGACTCGCGTGAGATGTGTACCGAAGGCGGCAGTGCCACGGCTCGAACGATATTTGCAAAGCGGTGATCTGATTTTTTTTGCGTCCACACGCAAGCATCTCGATGTGTTTCATGCTGGAATCATCGTGCGCGATGGCAAAAAAGTTTCCATGCGTCACGCGTCGCGCAGCCGAGGCTTTGTCGTGGAACAGGAATTAAGCGAGTTCCTCAAGGCAAATCGGATGGCTGGCGTCATTGTCATGCGGCCGCAAGGGGCGACGCGACGCATCGCGGTTAGCAGCTAAGACAACGCGCCGGGGTGGAATGTGAACATCGTCTATCCAAAGGACTACTCGTCCGCAAGTATTCAACGACTCCTCGACGCTGCCGATTCCGATGTTCTGTTTCTCGGCGATCCGCGTGCGAGCATCGAACCAGGACCGCGCATGTTCGATCGAATGGCGCGGGTCATACGTGAAACCGGCGGCGGCTGGGCTTATGCCGACGCAGTAGGCCATCCTCGCATCGACTATCAAAGCGGGAGCATCCGCGACAGTTTCGACTTTGGCCCGGTAGTCGGTGTGTCGGTTCAGGCTGCGCGTCAGTCAGGAATCGACAGCACCTGGAAATGGGGAGGGCTATACGACCTGCGGTTAAGGATTTCGGAAAACCACGCCATAGTGCGGATTCCCGAACCGTTGTACAGCGCGTCGATGATTGATGCGCGGCCGACGGGTCAAAAGCAATTCGATTATGTGGATCCGCGCAATCGCGATTACCAAATCGAAATGGAGCGCATCGCGACGGCGCATCTCAAACGAATCGGCGCCTGGTTGCAGCCGCACTTCGAGAACGTTCCTGCCACGGCGGAAACATTTCCCGTAAAAGCCAGCGTCGTCATACCGGTTAGGAATCGCGAGCGGACAATTCTCGACGCCGTTCAAAGCGCCCTCGTCCAGAGCGCCGATTTCGAATTCAATGTGATCGTCGTCGATAACCATTCGACGGATCGGACGACGGAAATCCTGCGCGGAATTGGCGATTCGCGGGTTAAGCACATCGTTCCGCAACGCCGGGACCTTGGAATCGGCGGGTGCTGGAACGAGGCGATTTACTCCAAGGACTGCGGGCGATACGCCATCCAACTTGATTCCGACGACCTGTACATCAATGACGGCGTCCTTCGCCGGATTGTTGCAGAACTTGAAGCTGGACCTTATGCGATGGTTATAGGCTCCTACACGATGGTCGACTTTTCCTTGAAAGAACTTCCGCCCGGCCTAATCGACCATCGCGAGTGGAGTCGCGAGAACGGAAGAAACAATGCACTCCGTGTCAATGGTCTTGGCGCGCCGCGCGCATTCAATACGGCGGTTCTGCGCCGCATAGGATTTCCCAATGTCAGCTATGGCGAGGATTACGCCGTAGCGTTGCGCATCAGCCGTGATTATGAGATCGGCCGGATCTATGAGTCCGTTTATCTTTGCCGCCGTTGGGAAGGCAATAGCGACAGCGCCCTGCCGCTCGAGGTTGCGAATCGATACGATCTGTACAAGGACTGGCTTCGAACTATCGAGCTTCACGCTCGAATGCGGCGATGATCCACGAAATAGAAGAACTGTTCAAACGGCAGGCGCGGGCATGGCCGCAGCTCGCGAAAGGCGTTGAAGGCCTTGCGCGGGCGAAGACACGGCCGGTACGGATCGATTGGTTCGACATCTTCATCCGTCACATTCCCCATCGTATGGGTAGCACAACGGCGTCGGTCGACCGGGAGTCGGTTGCGAAACGCCCCTGCTTCCTATGTGCGGGGAATCTGCCTTCGGAGGAAGAGGGTCTGCAGTTCGATGAGAACTTCACGATCTACTGCAATCCGTTTCCAATCGTGGATCATCACCTGACGATCGCTCACCGAGCACACGGCTTCCAGCGCATCGCGAACCAGTTCGGGAATATGCTCGACATTGCCGCGGCCCTCGCTGGATATTTCGTCGTCTATAACGGTCCGGAATGCGGCGCATCCGCACCGGACCACATGCACTTTCAGGCGGGCTCGCGAGGATTGTTTCCGATCGAGAAGGACACCGCTGGACTGACCGGCGTCACTGTTCCGAATTACGGAAGAAATGTGTTGCTGCTTCGTGGGCGGGATCGATCTGCTTTAATCCATCGAATGGATCGCGCCATCGATTTGCTCGCGCAAACGACGGGCAAACGGCCAGAACCGCTGATCAACATCGCGGTCTTTCATGAGAGCGGGGAGTGGGTCGCATATCTGTTTCCGCGAGGAAAACATCGGCCAGAGGTCTTTCATACGGGCGAACTGACGGTCAGTCCGGCATCGATTGATTTGTGCGGAATATTTGTTGTGCCGCTGGCGCAGCATTTCGAAAGAATCACGGGTGACGCCATCGCCGCAATTTTTCGAGAGGTCACTTTGCCTGACGGTCAGTTTCAGGAAGTCGCCGGCAAGCTGGAGAGTGAGCGTTGAAGGTATCGGTAGGGCTGATCGAAGGACAATCCGCGGTCGAAGTCGAATTGACGGGTACGTTTACGGATACTTCCGGCAAGCCGTACAGCCCCGGGCGCTACAGATTTACTTCTGAAGTTACGCTCACTGCGGCGGACCCGGCAGCGTGCGCGTTTGCGCTGGACGACGTCACGATCGGAATCGGATTTCATTGGGAACGCAAGGAGCGCCAGGTATTCCGCGGGGCTTGCCGCCTCATGAAACGAGCAGCCGGGCTGACGGTGATCAATGATGTTGCGCTCGAAGACTACGTCACGAGCGTGATCTCATCCGAGATGAGCGCGTCCTGTCCGCTCGAACTGCTGAAAGCTCACGCGGTGATTTCGCGCAGCTGGATGTGGTTTCCTAAAGCAAATACCCCTCGCTCCGGGAAAGGACAGCGTCTCGAATCTCACGAAATCCTTCGCTGGTACGGCCGCGAAGCGCATCCGGATTTCGATGTGTGTGCCGACGACCACTGCCAGCGGTATCAGGGCATCACGAAGGCATTCTCTCCAGCCGCAGCCGCAGCGGTTCGCGCGACGGCGGGCGCGTTTCTCCGTTACAATGGCGCTATCTGCGACGCACGGTTTTCCAAGTCCTGCGGCGGAATAACCGAGCGCTACGCGACCGCTTGGGAAGATGAAGATATTCCCTATCTTGAATCTATCTACGACGGTCCGGCGCAACCCTGCGCTTACAGTCCTGAGACATGGATACGTTCAAGCCCGCCGGCTTACTGCAATACGGACGATTCGGAGCTTCTCGCGCGGGTTCTGCCGGGATTCGATCAGGAGACCCGGGATTTCTATCGCTGGCGGGTCGCGTACACGCCCGAAGAACTCGCCGATCTGATCAGATCCAGGCTCGGCGCGGATCTTGGTCCGATTCGCGACGTGCAGGCGCTCGCGCGCGGACCTTCAGGCCGAATATATCGGCTGAAGATCACCGGGGAACGCGACTACATCATCATCGGTAAAGAACTGGAAATTCGCCGCGCTTTATCGCGCACCCATCTGTATAGCTCTGCATTCGTCATAGACAAGGTGTCGGGCCGCTTTGTCTTCTTAGGAGCCGGCTGGGGACACGGTGTCGGCCTATGCCAGATCGGCGCGGCAGTTATGGCAAATGAGGGCAAGACTTACACAGAAATCTTGCACCATTACTATCGTGGGACCACTGTCAGCGTTTGACTTTCGCGCCGCGCGCTCATCTGGCCAGGCGAATCTAACTGACGATGCGGCGCCCGTTTCCCTCCGGGGAGGAATGCAGCGCGCTCTCCGAAAGCAATTTGCGGCCAGGTGATGGCCGACGCGACGATCAGACGCTTCGGCGTGCCGAGCATCGTCCACGTTGATTCAAGTCGGCCGAAGGCGCAGTGTCTTTTTCGCAGGCCCAAAGGAGGTCCCTTCATGAGCCGGGTTTTCGGAGAAATGCGGCAGATCGCGTTCGTGGTGCGCGATCTCGAAAAAGCGCTCGACTATTGGACGCGCACGCTCGGCGTCGGACCCTTCTTCACGATGCGCGATGTTGTGCCGGACAACTATCGCTATCGCGGCAGACCTGTCCCGCCGCCGCGAATCTCTCTCGCGTTAGGTTTTTCGGGCGAGTTCCAGGTGGAGATCATCCAACAGCACGACGACAAGCCGAGCGCCTATCGCGATTACCTTGCCGCCGGTCACGAAGGCTTCCAGCACGTCTCCTCATGGATGACGCGGGCAGAATACGATCGCGCCGTGCCGGAACTCGTCCGCTCCGGCCTGTCAGTGGCGCACGAGGGCGCGATCCCCGGCAGTGGTCTCCGGTTCATCTACTTCGCGACTGATTCCGTGCCGGGCGGCCCTCTCTACGAGATTTCGGAAGCGAAAGAACCATCCATTTACCCGACGATGATGAAGATTCGCGACCTTGCGCGGGCTTGGGACGGCCACGATCCGATTCGCGACTTCGCCACCCTGATGCGCTGAAGGGCGCGTGGTTCCCAACCGTGCGGTGCGATGCGTTGGCTCCGAGTCTAAGGCTCAACGCGAACGGAACTCACGCGAAGCGGCCGCCTTTGGTCTGGTCAATGAGCTGGCGCAGGGCAAGGCGCTGGAGCGCGCGATGGCCCAGATCAAGCGCCCGGCGCGATCGGCGATGCAGGCGCCGCTGGCCGAGGGCCTTAGGCTCGAGCGCAACCTTTTCATAAATCTGATGACGACCGACTGGGCGATCGGCGCGATGAAGGCATAGGTTAAGGGACTCGAAGAGCAAAAGTGAGAGGAGACACCACGATGGGCAGACTCGATGGCAAAGTCGCAGTGATCACCGGCGCGGCCAGTGGAATCGGCCGCGGCACTGCGATTCGGTTCGCGGGCGAAGGCGCCGCGGTAGTGATCGCGGACTTGAACGTCGAAGGCGGTGAAGCCGCGGTTCGCGATTGCAAGGAGAACGGCGGCCACGCGGTCTTTCAGAAGACCGACGTTTCAGCAGAGGCGGAGGTCAAGGCGGCGGTGGCGCGCGCGGTCAAGGAATTCGGCCGCCTCGACATCATGTATAACAATGCCGGCCTGGGCGGCGCGGTCGGGCCGATCGACGAGACCACGGTCGAGAATTGGGACAGGAGCCTGGCGATTTTGCTGCGCTCGGTTTTCCTTGGAATGAAGTTCTCGATTCCCGAGATGCGCAAGGCTGGCGGCGGATCGATAATCTCGACCGCGTCGGTCGCGGGTCTTCGCGGGGGCGCGGGGCCGCACGCCTATAGCGCGGCGAAGGCGGCGGTCATTAATCTGACGCGCTCGGTCGCCCTTGAAGTCGGCAAAGATCGGATTCGCGTCAACTGTATCTGCCCGGGCGGCATCAATACTCCGCTGATAAATACGCGCCTGCCCGGAGGTGAGCCGGTGGCGGAGCAGTTGCTCGCGCTGATCCAGCCGATTCCGCGCGCGGGGCATCCGCATGACATCGCGGCGATGGCGCTGTTCCTGGCAAGTGACGATTCCGAATGGGTAACTGGGACCGCCATGGTCGTCGATGGGGGCTTGACCGCAGGCGGCGCACTGTTGGGACAGAATAGCGGTCCGGCGCCGGTCATCCCGGGAAACTTCGCGGGCCCATCGTTCGAGAAGTAACGATTCCCACTGGCAAAGATGCGCCTTAGGCAAAGGGGGCTGGGTCCATCCCATCAACCAAAGACTCCGAAGGCGCCGAAACACCGAGAGTCTCGACCGTCATGGCTCTCCCGCAACGGCCGAACTATTCCTCAGCCCCTACTTCAAGGCGTCTTCCGCCGAATGGTTTATTCTGCGGCAAATCCGCGTAGAGGTTTCGTCGGAGTCAGAATGGAGGAAGACAAATCGAACTTCATGAGCCGCACCTTCGAGGCTGACGAGGTTTTTTTGGTAACTGCCGAGCGGATCGCGAGCTTTTGCGCTTCGGTCGGCGACGACAATCCCTTGTACCTCGATGCGGCCGCCGCAAAAGCGGGTCCGTACGGCGGCATCATCGCGCCGCCCGCCTTGGTGGCCTCTTTTCGGTATGCTGACAATGTCTTCGCACAGATCCCAGCGTTCAGCCACGGCGGCCTCATGGCTGGCATCGATATCGAACTCGACGCCCCGATTCGCGCAGGCGATTCGATCCGGGTGTCGTCCAAGGTGAAGGAGACTTACGAAAAGACAGGCCGTACCGGAACGATGATATTTGTCGTGGTACGTTCGACGCTTGCCAATCAGAAAGGCGAGGTCGTTGCGCGCGTCGATCATCGTATGATGAATCGTGTGTAAGAGGTCCGCTCACTGACCGTGCAACGCGGAAGTGATCGCGTCGTAGGCGGCGTAAATTTCCGATTCCTTGGCTG
Above is a window of Candidatus Binatus sp. DNA encoding:
- a CDS encoding SpoIID/LytB domain-containing protein, with translation MKVSVGLIEGQSAVEVELTGTFTDTSGKPYSPGRYRFTSEVTLTAADPAACAFALDDVTIGIGFHWERKERQVFRGACRLMKRAAGLTVINDVALEDYVTSVISSEMSASCPLELLKAHAVISRSWMWFPKANTPRSGKGQRLESHEILRWYGREAHPDFDVCADDHCQRYQGITKAFSPAAAAAVRATAGAFLRYNGAICDARFSKSCGGITERYATAWEDEDIPYLESIYDGPAQPCAYSPETWIRSSPPAYCNTDDSELLARVLPGFDQETRDFYRWRVAYTPEELADLIRSRLGADLGPIRDVQALARGPSGRIYRLKITGERDYIIIGKELEIRRALSRTHLYSSAFVIDKVSGRFVFLGAGWGHGVGLCQIGAAVMANEGKTYTEILHHYYRGTTVSV
- a CDS encoding MaoC family dehydratase, encoding MEEDKSNFMSRTFEADEVFLVTAERIASFCASVGDDNPLYLDAAAAKAGPYGGIIAPPALVASFRYADNVFAQIPAFSHGGLMAGIDIELDAPIRAGDSIRVSSKVKETYEKTGRTGTMIFVVVRSTLANQKGEVVARVDHRMMNRV
- a CDS encoding DOMON-like domain-containing protein, with translation MTVEHRMDLRCHASAHSETVRAIGVLVRRSAGAELQMTFRLDGDIPRIRVCPPGASRIGTQLWRHTCFEAFIAVEGQPAYHEFNFAPSGEWAVYAFSGYRNGGPVANEMMRPQIAVRSTGSRLELDTIVRLDCLSAIHPRASLRIGLSAVIEASDGLSYWALRHPADKPDFHDADGFALLLKPPGPA
- a CDS encoding VOC family protein, which translates into the protein MSRVFGEMRQIAFVVRDLEKALDYWTRTLGVGPFFTMRDVVPDNYRYRGRPVPPPRISLALGFSGEFQVEIIQQHDDKPSAYRDYLAAGHEGFQHVSSWMTRAEYDRAVPELVRSGLSVAHEGAIPGSGLRFIYFATDSVPGGPLYEISEAKEPSIYPTMMKIRDLARAWDGHDPIRDFATLMR
- a CDS encoding DUF4922 domain-containing protein, which codes for MIHEIEELFKRQARAWPQLAKGVEGLARAKTRPVRIDWFDIFIRHIPHRMGSTTASVDRESVAKRPCFLCAGNLPSEEEGLQFDENFTIYCNPFPIVDHHLTIAHRAHGFQRIANQFGNMLDIAAALAGYFVVYNGPECGASAPDHMHFQAGSRGLFPIEKDTAGLTGVTVPNYGRNVLLLRGRDRSALIHRMDRAIDLLAQTTGKRPEPLINIAVFHESGEWVAYLFPRGKHRPEVFHTGELTVSPASIDLCGIFVVPLAQHFERITGDAIAAIFREVTLPDGQFQEVAGKLESER
- a CDS encoding N-acetylmuramoyl-L-alanine amidase-like domain-containing protein produces the protein MKHAQPQGLSRRRVEQLLSETKYDRCAGSRIDVLSRHFLGHPYKPNPLIGSADTVEVFTASLDGFDCVTYIETIVALARASNVDDFTEWLRKIRYEGGRIQWERRNHYMTLWIRNNVREGIIRPVSMPAVPTVTRERVLNVVPGLAAQRTRVRCVPKAAVPRLERYLQSGDLIFFASTRKHLDVFHAGIIVRDGKKVSMRHASRSRGFVVEQELSEFLKANRMAGVIVMRPQGATRRIAVSS
- a CDS encoding glycosyltransferase family 2 protein translates to MNIVYPKDYSSASIQRLLDAADSDVLFLGDPRASIEPGPRMFDRMARVIRETGGGWAYADAVGHPRIDYQSGSIRDSFDFGPVVGVSVQAARQSGIDSTWKWGGLYDLRLRISENHAIVRIPEPLYSASMIDARPTGQKQFDYVDPRNRDYQIEMERIATAHLKRIGAWLQPHFENVPATAETFPVKASVVIPVRNRERTILDAVQSALVQSADFEFNVIVVDNHSTDRTTEILRGIGDSRVKHIVPQRRDLGIGGCWNEAIYSKDCGRYAIQLDSDDLYINDGVLRRIVAELEAGPYAMVIGSYTMVDFSLKELPPGLIDHREWSRENGRNNALRVNGLGAPRAFNTAVLRRIGFPNVSYGEDYAVALRISRDYEIGRIYESVYLCRRWEGNSDSALPLEVANRYDLYKDWLRTIELHARMRR
- a CDS encoding SDR family oxidoreductase, translated to MGRLDGKVAVITGAASGIGRGTAIRFAGEGAAVVIADLNVEGGEAAVRDCKENGGHAVFQKTDVSAEAEVKAAVARAVKEFGRLDIMYNNAGLGGAVGPIDETTVENWDRSLAILLRSVFLGMKFSIPEMRKAGGGSIISTASVAGLRGGAGPHAYSAAKAAVINLTRSVALEVGKDRIRVNCICPGGINTPLINTRLPGGEPVAEQLLALIQPIPRAGHPHDIAAMALFLASDDSEWVTGTAMVVDGGLTAGGALLGQNSGPAPVIPGNFAGPSFEK